A genomic window from Dechloromonas sp. A34 includes:
- a CDS encoding DUF2249 domain-containing protein gives MQAIHACNHTTPEALYPFDARGIAKRFRHAAIFGALDALQPGETMRFCNDHDPLPLLGQLQQRYGAHLNIEYKQREPGAIVIDFTVVS, from the coding sequence ATGCAAGCCATCCATGCCTGTAACCATACGACCCCCGAAGCCCTTTATCCGTTCGATGCGCGCGGTATCGCCAAGCGTTTCCGTCATGCTGCCATCTTTGGCGCGCTTGACGCCCTGCAGCCCGGCGAGACCATGCGCTTCTGCAATGATCACGATCCTCTGCCGCTGCTCGGACAATTGCAGCAGCGTTATGGAGCGCACTTGAATATCGAATACAAGCAGCGCGAGCCGGGAGCCATTGTGATCGACTTTACCGTCGTCAGCTGA
- the nadC gene encoding carboxylating nicotinate-nucleotide diphosphorylase yields the protein MPIEFDLPLAPEIARNVDAALTEDLGAGDLTASLVPGERQVKATVISREAGVLCGTAWFDECIRRLDPQATVSWQAADGDRITPNQLLCTIDANGRALLSAERSALNFLQLLSAVASKARIYADEIAGTGAQVVDTRKTLPGLRLAQKFAVRCGGGGNHRLALWDAILIKENHIHAAGGIAPAMAAAKAVAAAAGARCKFIQIEVESLDELQSALAAGATMILLDNFTLEMMRQAAAINAGRAVLEASGNVSLETIRAIAETGVDRISVGALTKDVKALDLSMRFVG from the coding sequence ATGCCTATCGAATTTGACCTCCCGCTTGCTCCCGAAATCGCCCGCAATGTCGATGCCGCGTTGACCGAAGATCTTGGGGCCGGCGACCTCACGGCCAGCCTGGTTCCCGGCGAGCGTCAGGTAAAGGCCACCGTCATTTCCCGCGAAGCCGGTGTTCTGTGTGGCACGGCCTGGTTCGACGAATGCATCAGACGGCTCGACCCGCAGGCTACGGTTAGCTGGCAGGCCGCCGATGGCGACCGGATCACTCCCAACCAGTTGCTATGCACCATCGACGCCAACGGTCGCGCGTTGCTTTCGGCCGAACGCAGCGCCCTGAATTTCCTGCAACTGCTGTCCGCGGTTGCCAGCAAAGCCCGCATCTACGCCGACGAGATCGCCGGCACCGGAGCGCAAGTGGTCGATACCCGCAAGACCCTGCCCGGCCTGCGCCTGGCCCAGAAGTTTGCCGTGCGCTGCGGCGGCGGTGGCAATCATCGCCTGGCGCTGTGGGATGCCATTCTTATCAAGGAAAATCATATCCACGCGGCCGGCGGTATCGCCCCGGCCATGGCGGCGGCGAAAGCCGTTGCGGCCGCGGCCGGAGCACGCTGCAAGTTCATCCAGATCGAAGTCGAATCGCTGGATGAGTTGCAATCCGCTCTGGCCGCTGGCGCAACGATGATCCTGCTCGACAACTTCACGCTGGAAATGATGCGCCAGGCGGCGGCGATCAATGCCGGCCGCGCCGTACTCGAAGCTTCGGGCAACGTCAGCCTGGAAACCATTCGCGCCATTGCCGAGACCGGTGTAGACCGCATATCGGTCGGCGCGCTGACCAAGGACGTCAAGGCCCTCGACCTATCAATGCGCTTCGTCGGCTAG
- the thrC gene encoding threonine synthase, whose translation MRYISTRGNAAPQAFCDILLGGLAPDGGLYLPESYPQISRAELDAWRQLSYADLAYAILSKFITDIPAADLKALVAKTYTAQVYCHTRNGGDAAQITPLTKLEDGLYTQELSNGPTLAFKDMAMQLLGNLFEYVLDQRGESINILGATSGDTGSAAEYAMRGKHNVKVFMLSPDGKMSAFQRAQMYSLQDPNIFNIAVTGLFDDAQDIVKAVSNDAEFKAKYKIGAVNSINWARVAAQIVYYFQGYFLATKNNDEQVAFAVPSGNFGNICAGHIARQMGLPIARLVLATNENDVLDEFFRTGVYRPRSAAETSITSSPSMDISKASNFERFIFDLVGRDPVVVRDLWGKVDKGQAFDLSATACWSKMPGFGFVSGKSTHSDRIKTIRFAQGRYNVMLDTHTADGLKVALEQRQPGIPMIVLETAQPAKFEETIREALGQEPVRPADLAGIEQLPQRVEVMAPDVEAVKRYLAERV comes from the coding sequence ATGCGCTATATCTCGACTCGCGGTAACGCCGCGCCCCAGGCTTTCTGCGACATCCTCCTCGGCGGTTTGGCGCCGGATGGTGGTCTCTATCTGCCGGAAAGCTATCCGCAGATCAGCCGGGCCGAACTCGACGCTTGGCGCCAGTTGTCGTACGCCGATCTGGCCTACGCCATCCTTTCCAAGTTCATCACTGACATCCCGGCCGCCGACCTAAAGGCGCTGGTTGCCAAGACTTATACCGCCCAGGTTTATTGCCATACCCGCAATGGCGGCGACGCGGCGCAGATCACACCGCTGACCAAGCTCGAAGACGGCCTCTACACCCAGGAACTGTCCAACGGCCCGACGCTGGCCTTCAAGGACATGGCCATGCAATTGCTCGGCAATCTGTTCGAATACGTGCTCGACCAGCGCGGCGAGTCGATCAACATCCTCGGCGCCACCTCGGGCGACACCGGTTCGGCCGCCGAATACGCCATGCGCGGCAAGCATAACGTCAAGGTCTTCATGCTCTCGCCGGACGGCAAGATGAGCGCCTTCCAGCGCGCCCAGATGTACTCGCTGCAAGACCCGAATATCTTCAACATCGCCGTCACCGGCCTGTTCGACGATGCCCAGGATATCGTCAAGGCAGTGTCCAACGACGCCGAATTCAAGGCCAAGTACAAGATCGGCGCCGTCAATTCGATCAACTGGGCGCGGGTCGCGGCGCAGATCGTCTATTACTTCCAGGGCTATTTCCTGGCCACCAAGAACAACGACGAACAGGTCGCCTTCGCCGTGCCGTCGGGCAATTTCGGCAATATCTGTGCCGGTCATATAGCCCGTCAGATGGGCCTGCCGATCGCCCGCCTGGTGCTGGCGACCAACGAAAACGACGTGCTCGACGAATTTTTCCGGACCGGCGTCTATCGTCCGCGCAGCGCGGCGGAAACGAGCATCACCTCTAGCCCGTCGATGGATATTTCCAAGGCCTCCAATTTCGAGCGCTTCATTTTCGATCTGGTCGGCCGCGACCCCGTCGTCGTGCGCGACCTGTGGGGCAAGGTCGACAAGGGCCAGGCATTCGATCTGAGTGCGACGGCCTGCTGGTCAAAGATGCCGGGCTTCGGCTTCGTCTCGGGCAAGAGTACGCATAGCGACCGCATCAAGACCATCCGTTTCGCCCAGGGGCGCTACAACGTGATGCTCGACACCCATACGGCGGATGGCCTCAAGGTGGCCCTGGAGCAGCGTCAGCCGGGCATTCCGATGATCGTCCTGGAAACCGCCCAGCCGGCCAAGTTCGAAGAAACCATCCGTGAGGCCCTGGGCCAGGAGCCCGTGCGCCCGGCTGATCTGGCCGGCATCGAGCAGTTGCCGCAACGGGTGGAAGTCATGGCCCCGGATGTCGAGGCCGTTAAACGCTATCTGGCTGAGCGCGTCTAA